The Setaria viridis chromosome 6, Setaria_viridis_v4.0, whole genome shotgun sequence genome contains a region encoding:
- the LOC140223263 gene encoding uncharacterized protein — translation MAPTRGGLKGFYRQRKKPKPAPKKKPKNAQPQQDGVAAAEEEYGAEEEALRQFDMDTSYGPCIGVTRLRRWDRAAAMGLRPPPHVRDLILRRHHHGDGDVGGSSSFPPKKKISSDSSSQLLDDDCLWAGKV, via the exons ATGGCGCCGACGCGGGGCGGGCTGAAGGGTTTCTACCGGCAGAGGAAGAAACCCAAGCCGGCGCCCAAAAAGAAACCCAAGAACGCCCAACCGCAGCAGGACGGAGTCGCCGCAG CAGAGGAGGAGtacggcgccgaggaggaggcgctcCGGCAGTTCGACATGGACACGTCCTACGGCCCGTGCATCGGCGTCACGCGGCTCCGGCGGTGGGACCGCGCAGCCGCGATGGgccttcgcccgccgccgcacgtCCGCGACCTCATCCTGCGGCGGCACcaccacggcgacggcgacgtcggcggCTCCTCGTCCTTTCCACCCAAGAAGAAGATCAGCAGCGACAGCTCGTCCCAGCTGCTCGACGACGACTGCCTCTGGGCAGGCAAGGTCTAG
- the LOC117862105 gene encoding transcription factor MYC2 encodes MQQHGVMDELVSPASFCSPASPPSFFNAAGHHSVLEFVSCGLPEQCWLMGDEALDDKTMHDGAEWVSGGSHLAGSDLSAGNPHAAAAMCEPSARRRGRKPGSRSDGPTISHVEAERQRREKLNRRFCDLRAAVPTVSRMDKASLLADAAAYIAELRGRVEQLEDAARQAAARKQGGGNPAACPASGDLEEKVEVRMVGREAAAVRLTTAAARHAPARLMGALRSLDLPVQHACVSRVGGAATVQDALVDVPVALQDEGCLRAALLHVLQQQDESA; translated from the coding sequence ATGCAACAGCACGGCGTCATGGATGAGCTCGTCTCCCCAGCATCCTTCTgctcccctgcctccccgccCTCCTTCTTCAACGCGGCAGGCCACCACTCAGTCCTCGAGTTCGTCTCCTGCGGCCTGCCGGAGCAATGCTGGCTGATGGGCGACGAAGCGCTCGACGATAAGACCATGCATGACGGCGCCGAGTGGGTCTCCGGGGGCTCGCACTTGGCGGGCTCCGACCTGTCCGCCGGTAACCCGCACGCGGCGGCCGCCATGTGCGAGCcctcggcgaggaggcggggCAGGAAGCCCGGGTCCCGGTCCGACGGTCCCACCATCAGCCACGTCGAGGCGGAGCGGCAGCGACGGGAGAAGCTCAACCGCCGGTTCTgcgacctccgcgccgccgtgccGACGGTGTCCCGGATGGACAAGGCGTCCctgctcgccgacgccgccgcctacaTCGCCGAGCTGCGCGGCCGCGTGGAGCAGCTCGAGGACGCGGCTAGGCAGGCCGCGGCGAGGAAGCAGGGCGGCGGGAACCCGGCGGCGTGCCCGGCCTCCGGGgacctggaggagaaggtggagGTGCGGATGGTcgggcgcgaggcggcggcggtgcgcctgacgacggcagcggcgcgcCACGCCCCCGCGCGCCTCATGGGCGCGCTCCGGTCGCTGGACCTGCCGGTGCAGCACGCGTGCGTGagccgcgtcggcggcgcggcgacggtgCAGGACGCCCTCGTCGACGTGCCGGTGGCGCTGCAGGACGAGGGTTgcctccgcgccgcgctgctCCACGTCCTGCAGCAGCAGGACGAGAGCGCCTAG